A region from the Bubalus kerabau isolate K-KA32 ecotype Philippines breed swamp buffalo chromosome 23, PCC_UOA_SB_1v2, whole genome shotgun sequence genome encodes:
- the ZNF174 gene encoding zinc finger protein 174 isoform X2: protein MAAKMEITLSSQSHIQASSKQERHIIAKLEEKREPTLQKDWPDPELSRQSFRRFCYQEASGPQEALSHLRQLCRQWLQPEVHTKEQILELLVLEQFLNILPAEIQARARHRCPVSSKEIVTLVEDFHRAAKGPKQWVAVCMEGQKVLLEKTGSQLGEQELPDFEPQTPRRYPREETSQAGSQDQRSPPHWEKSLLLQEPTSRLAETELLIMKTNSHMTTDELPFKLWLSFIT from the exons ATGGCGGCTAAAATGGAGATAACTTTGAGCTCGCAGTCCCATATTCAGGCTTCCTCCAAGCAGGAGAGACATATAATAGCAAAGCTAGAAGAAAAACGGGAACCCACTCTGCAAAAAGACTGGCCCGATCCTGAGCTCTCCCGCCAGAGTTTTAGACGGTTTTGTTACCAAGAGGCGTCTGGACCCCAGGAAGCACTCTCCCACCTCCGGCAGCTGTGCCGTCAGTGGCTGCAGCCCGAGGTGCACACCAAGGAGCAGATTTTGGAGCTCTTGGTGCTGGAGCAGTTCCTGAACATCCTGCCCGCGGAGATCCAGGCTCGGGCCAGGCATCGATGTCCAGTGAGCAGCAAGGAGATCGTGACCCTTGTGGAAGATTTTCATCGAGCAGCCAAGGGACCAAAGCAGTGG GTGGCTGTTTGTATGGAGGGCCAGAAGGTGCTTTTGGAGAAAACTGGATCCCAACTGGGAGAACAGGAACTGCCAGACTTTGAACCACAAACTCCTAGGAGATATCCCAGGGAGGAGACATCCCAGGCAGGATCTCAGGATCAGCGGAGTCCCCCTCATTGGGAAAAATCCCTGCTCCTCCAGGAACCAACCTCCAGATTGGCTGAGACAG AGCtgctgatca TGAAGACAAATTCACATATGACCACTGATGAACTTCCATTCAAGCTGTGGCTGAGTTTCATCACTTAA
- the ZSCAN32 gene encoding LOW QUALITY PROTEIN: zinc finger and SCAN domain-containing protein 32 (The sequence of the model RefSeq protein was modified relative to this genomic sequence to represent the inferred CDS: inserted 2 bases in 2 codons; deleted 2 bases in 2 codons; substituted 4 bases at 4 genomic stop codons): MEQFLPEKVQSWMREQCPENGDKVVALVEDVQRAARQQVRKGSQNPVVFVMKKLVQEFVVTDDGVCPQVLESGKDLKMPIEETALLGSESPQDTSNRGRKIKGEAQEPDSADGTEAGRTETSRTKKNWKWDDTKEEEVNEPLPRSRXVFGCSEPKRGWAGMPVSGRRXGGSPGRVGETCIPAEDKPLEASYWEETCTHLLCGKNCSHRSQSCLSYHHPVPKLEKASKCHGCGKSFSQSSCLTPXESREKPPKYSECGKGFSKCSSLTAHLRTHTGERPYQCGECGKSFNQSCSLTVPQRTHTGEKPYXCAVCGKRFNNSFQFITCSESTLRRPYSCGQCEKSFSNSSPLRAHXQPHTSXKPHQCSQSEKSFTKSPALNEPASLGPSEIEYIRQHHSARKP, from the exons ATGGAGCAGTTTCTGCCAGAAAAGGTTCAGAGCTGGATGAGGGAGCAGTGTCCAGAGAATGGTGACAAAGTTGTGGCTCTGGTTGAGGATGTACAGAGAGCAGCCAGGCAACAGGTAAGAAAAGGCAGTCAGAACCCTGTGGTTTTCGTCATGAAGAAGTTGGT GCAGGAATTTGTAGTGACAGATGATGGGGTCTGTCCCCAGGTCCTGGAATCAGGAAAGGATCTGAAAATGCCCATCGAGGAGACAGCTCTCTTGGGG AGTGAAAGCCCACAAGACACCAGCAACCGGGGAAGAAAAATCAAGGGTGAAGCACAAGAGCCTGACTCAGCAGATGGGACAGAGGCAGGCAGGACAGAGACATCAAGAACAAAAAAGAATTGGAAATGGGATGATACAAAGGAAGAAGAAGTGAATGAGCCTCTTCCAAGGTCCAGGTAAGTGTTTGGGTGCTCCGAGCCAAAAAGAGGCTGGGCAGGCATGCCAGTGTCAGGAAGGCGATGAGGAGGTTCTCCAGGGAGAGTA GGAGAAACCTGCATCCCAGCAGAGGACAAACCCCTGGAGGCTTCATACTGGGAGGAGACCTGCACACATCTCCTGTGTGGGAAAAACTGCTCTCACCGCTCTCAGAGTTGTCTCTCTTACCACCACCCAGTCCCTAAACTGGAAAAGGCTTCTAAATGTCACGGATGTGGGAAAAGCTTTAGTCAAAGTTCTTGTTTGACAC AAGAATCCAGAGAGAAACCTCCCAAGTACAGTGAGTGTGGGAAAGGCTTCAGCAAGTGCTCCAGCCTCACTGCCCACTTGAGAACTCACACAGGGGAGAGACCCTACCAGTGTGGGGAATGTGGGAAAAGCTTCAACCAGAGCTGCAGCCTCACTGTTCCCCAGAGGACCCACACTGGGGAGAAGCCATATTAGTGTGCGGTCTGTGGGAAAAGATTCAACAACAGCTTCCAGTTCATCACTTGCAGTGAGTCCACGCTGAGGAGA CCCTACAGTTGTGGGCAGTGTGAGAAAAGCTTCAGCAACAGCTCCCCGTTGAGAGCCC CACAACCGCACACGAGTTGAAAGCCTCACCAGTGCTCTCAGAGTGAGAAAAGCTTCACCAAGAGTCCTgccctgaatg AACCAGCCTCACTGGGCCCCTCAGAAATAGAGTACATCAGGCAGCACCACTCAGCCCGCAAGCCCTAG
- the ZNF174 gene encoding zinc finger protein 174 isoform X1 yields the protein MAAKMEITLSSQSHIQASSKQERHIIAKLEEKREPTLQKDWPDPELSRQSFRRFCYQEASGPQEALSHLRQLCRQWLQPEVHTKEQILELLVLEQFLNILPAEIQARARHRCPVSSKEIVTLVEDFHRAAKGPKQWVAVCMEGQKVLLEKTGSQLGEQELPDFEPQTPRRYPREETSQAGSQDQRSPPHWEKSLLLQEPTSRLAETETPRTKSDNKENPQQEGAKGAKPCVLSVGRPKGSGLQSPEPRGASLSEPRLSQRQFSNPSAQKPFAHYQRHCRELEYIGAPLKSHPLRELKKSKGSRRSLSNHLQRLSHQPARSAKKPYKCDECGKSFTWNSELKRHQRVHTGERPYTCGECGNCFGRQSTLKLHQRIHTGEKPYQCGQCGKSFRQSSNLHQHHRLHHGD from the exons ATGGCGGCTAAAATGGAGATAACTTTGAGCTCGCAGTCCCATATTCAGGCTTCCTCCAAGCAGGAGAGACATATAATAGCAAAGCTAGAAGAAAAACGGGAACCCACTCTGCAAAAAGACTGGCCCGATCCTGAGCTCTCCCGCCAGAGTTTTAGACGGTTTTGTTACCAAGAGGCGTCTGGACCCCAGGAAGCACTCTCCCACCTCCGGCAGCTGTGCCGTCAGTGGCTGCAGCCCGAGGTGCACACCAAGGAGCAGATTTTGGAGCTCTTGGTGCTGGAGCAGTTCCTGAACATCCTGCCCGCGGAGATCCAGGCTCGGGCCAGGCATCGATGTCCAGTGAGCAGCAAGGAGATCGTGACCCTTGTGGAAGATTTTCATCGAGCAGCCAAGGGACCAAAGCAGTGG GTGGCTGTTTGTATGGAGGGCCAGAAGGTGCTTTTGGAGAAAACTGGATCCCAACTGGGAGAACAGGAACTGCCAGACTTTGAACCACAAACTCCTAGGAGATATCCCAGGGAGGAGACATCCCAGGCAGGATCTCAGGATCAGCGGAGTCCCCCTCATTGGGAAAAATCCCTGCTCCTCCAGGAACCAACCTCCAGATTGGCTGAGACAG AGACCCCCAGGACGAAAAGTGACAACAAGGAGAATCCACAGCAGGAAGGGGCTAAAGGGGCAAAGCCATGTGTGTTGTCAGTGGGCAGACCGAAAGGGAGTGGCCTGCAGAGTCCCGAACCCAGAGGGGCAAGTCTGAGTGAGCCCCGGCTATCCCAGAGGCAGTTCAGCAACCCCAGCGCCCAGAAGCCCTTTGCTCACTACCAGAGACATTGCAGGGAACTGGAGTACATCGGTGCCCCTCTGAAAAGCCACCCACTGAGAGAGCTGAAGAAGAGCAAGGGGAGCAGAAGGAGCCTGAGCAACCACCTGCAGCGTCTCAGTCACCAGCCGGCCCGCTCGGcaaagaaaccttacaaatgtgatgaatGTGGGAAAAGCTTCACGTGGAATTCAGAGCTGAAAAGGCACCAGCGAGTCCACACGGGGGAGAGGCCCTACACGTGCGGAGAGTGTGGGAACTGCTTTGGCCGGCAATCCACCCTGAAGCTGCACCAGCGGATCCACACGGGGGAGAAGCCATACCAGTGTGGTCAGTGTGGGAAAAGCTTTCGCCAGAGCTCCAACCTTCACCAGCATCACAGGCTTCACCATGGGGActga